AACCCCGGCGGGGGCGGCGCCTGGTAGGGGCCCGGgcctgacgatgacatgtacccaAGATAAGGTCATAGGCCTGGCCTGACCACCCTACCCAAGGGCATTGCATATATGAACCCAAGACTCACAAAACTAGAAAAGAACCGTCGACTGGAAATGCCACAGCATACAAGTCACTCGACACAAGATCCACTCGGTCACTGCTCCATCACTCGACCGTCCTGATTCACTCGGAGAACCTGATTTCACTTGAAGAAcagaagatctagagccactccaGGATGGCAACGGTTGAGCGACCAGTCCGTTGCTATAAAGATCATTAAACATAGGCATTACTAGTAACGCTCGTACCTTTATTGTCTCATTGAACCCTTGTGTAACCGGGGTCGATGAGGGGTCATCAGACTCTTTATAAGCCGCCCCTCTCCTcctgcacaagggttcgcaccccctataactcAACACTCTATACAACAAAGCTCCTGCAGCACTGAGACGTAGGGTCGTTACCTATTTCGAgaggggcctaaactcgtaaatccGAGTGTACAACTTCGCCGTAGCTAGGCTCTGCACTCTCCTACGTACCCCTACCTCTATTGTCAGATCCGTTCCCACAACAGGGACGGGCGAGCGGGGCACCACCGCGGGTGGTACCAGCGGCGAGGGCGGTGTGGTTGGCCCGAGTGCGTGTCATGTTCATCCGTCATTCCTCCAGCTTCAGGTACGCCACGACCTTGGGAAAAGTCGGGTTGgggatgagggtgaggttggagcCGGTGTTCCCGAAATCGTCGTTCAAGCCGGCGGTGAGTGTACTGAGAAGAAGCTCGTCGGAGACCTTCTCACCGAGGTCAAGGAGCTCATCGGaaagcttcttgaggcgcatgcaatagTTGTCGATTGACGAGTCGTGCTGCTGACACCCAAAAAACTCGCCGTGCAAGAAAACCTTACGCTGAAGCTTGTTGTTGGTGAAGAGGCCATTGAGCTTAGTCCAGACGGCGTGAGCGTCATCCTCGTTAGAGACCACCGTGTGGAAGAGGTCCTTTAAGATGGTGGTGTCGAACCAGCGGATGAGAGTGGCGTCGATGGTCATCCATTCGTCATCATTCACCATGAAGCGGGAGTCCACGGAGCCATCGATGTGATCCCGGAGATTGTACTCACGGAACACAAGGGAGAAGTATGTCTTCTAAGCATAGTGGGTGGATGTGTGGTGGTAAGGATGGCGGGAACCCAACCGAGGATGTTGAGATCGCGGATGAGGACGGGGTCGAGACCGGCAAACGGATTGGCGGCGGCGGCTATGGGGATGGCAACAACGACGGCGACTAGGGTTAGAGGAGGGAGGCGGAAGCAGGAGTTAGGTGGGAGGGCGGCAGCTGCgacacggggcggcggcgcggcgtcgtGGGGAGaacgcggcggcagcggcggcggcttaggTCAGGATCGAAGGTATGATACCATGTTGAGAAATAACTTTTGGCAATGCAACTTTCGATGTATTGATCGGGTGCATAAACATGTATATATGGGCATACAACGTGGGCCTTGATCTTTACTATAcaatgactaggaggtgggccatgATATACAATATACATGCAAAACCATATACTCAACAGGCGGCGGCGAAAGAATGAGGATGCGGCGGAGGCGTACGCGGATGTGGACGTGGACGCGGAGGCAAAGGCTGTCTACACGGCGGGGATGACACCTCCTTGATCGAGGAGCAGACGACTGGGATTGCTGGTCCGGCAGCGCAGAAATGCACGGACTACCGAACTGATATTTTTTTGGATTCAGACATGTAAAAACTAAACATATTTGTCTCTTTTTGATTGTGATAGGGCATGTGATCCGGTGAATCGGAATACATTAGAACTTGAATTTACGTGAACCGGCACCGGAGGAAATTTGTGGTTGCAGAGATGCCCTGAAAGCGCTTGAAGCATATAGGGTGGTTGTAGACCGTGGTACGTCCAGTTCACGACGGACCCCGGTGTCTGTCTAGACTAGTACTGTACCGCTCCGGCGCTTCCACCACTGGCCCGGGTCGGTCAAGCCGAATAATTGCAGTTTTTGACCCGACGCACTGTAGACGGGCTGGACCAGACGAGGAGACggagagggaagggaagggaagggaagaagGAAGACCGCAGGCGGAAAAGGCTGTAAAAGCTTGCGCCATGGACTTGGACTCATCATCTCATCTAGTCAAGTGCGTGCTGCGCTTCGTCTGCCGCTGCGCCTGCCTGCAGGCTGCAGCGCCCCTCTCCTCTCCTGGCGCCAGCCCGTCGTCAATTCCCATCGAACGCAGCAGCAGGCCATTCTTTCGCTGCCCACTCCACCGCAACAAAATTGAAATTCTGTGGTAGAGCAGATGTTTTactccttttatgaagcttctgtgtGCGGTGTGGCCTTGCAACTTTGGCTGGCCCCGGGACCGGACGGGAGGGCTCTCGCGTCTCTTCTCTTTCCATGCATTGCACACACAGGACATGCCAGTACTATGATAAACACACAAGTAGCCTGTCCCCCAGGGGCCACGAACCAAAAAATATCACTTGAAATCGTACTACCAGCCATGATTTCTTTCAAGAAAGCGAGGACCTTGCCGCACTTCTCATTTTTGTATGGATACAGTGCCCTGGTTAGCATCAACTTCAACTTTGTGTCACCGGTCATCAATATCGATCATGAGGCGACGAGTTATAAACACGAAACGTACATCCCCGGATCGCCCTTTCCACAAAAAGAAAGCGTTATTCTTTTGCAAGCGAGAAAGGATCGAAACGACTGACAAAATATATGTATCCCACAACCGCAGTGCACATCACATTTGTTTAGTTTATTTATTATTTTCGGACTTTGCTTAGCTAGTCGGTAATGCAACATGATGAACGGTGCAGAATGGTACGCCACATGCATCCTCTGGATATTGGGTGGGTGGGGATGAGACAAAAGTAAAATCCGGGACATTGACAATTTGGCATGCTTCTCCACAACTACTAGCGTCACACACAAAGAAAAGACTAGCATCAGACCCGGGCCACGAAGAATTTGTTGTGAGCCTCACCAACTTGTGGTTTGGTCATTGACCGGCATTCCTGTTTTTCGTCGCCGGAAACGCGCAATACCATGACATTTCAGCCTAGAAAATCCTAGTCAGTCTCCCGGAGCAGGAGCTGTTGCATGCTTCGGCCACGCGTGGTTTTCAGTTTCAGTTTCAGAAATCAGCAGCAACCAAATCACCGAAATTCAGTGAGTTCAGTATGCTTTTCGATCGAAAGGCCCAAATAATCATCTGAAGACAGTTAGATTTTTtaaaaattgaaaatattttcgAAAAGTATTTGAATTCATGTGTACCACTGAAATTGCTTAAATATTTTGGCCGAAAGGTAAATATTTCAGTGCCTGCTGAAATTAATGAAATTCATTCATCACTGAAAGTGAAGACCAACAAACGTAGTAGAACGAAACCGCAAACGAAGAAAACCCCGAGCCTTTCTTCAAGGGACTGTCTATTCTACATCCGGATGAAATCAAATTCGCTTTCATCCATATTTTTCAGCCAACTAAAGGATGACAAGTGTCCCCTGTCCCGTGTCCCCAGCTCTTTCTGTCCCGCAAATCGTTGCGCAGCAGGCTTTAACGAGTCCACACGCTACACTTTTCCAACCCGCACAAGGATCAAAACTGATGACATCTAACCACACGAATAATGACAGTCGTTGTTGCTGTGAATCAACTATACAAAGGGCTAAAAATACACTAACAATACCACTGAAAATGGCAGTGCAGAAACCACTAAAAATGCATAGTAACTCCACCAAAAAGATACTGAAATTCCACTGGTAATGAAACTTGAAAAAAAAAACAGTGTAAAATCCACCAAAAGTACACTGTAAATCTTCAGTGGATTTACACTATGGATCCACCAAAAATACTCTAACAATTCCGCATGAAATACACAAAAGGAATTACACTGTAAATACTGCTTAAATAACAGTACGAATTCCACCGAGGAAGTACTAAAATTACACTAACAAATACACTAAAGAATTACAGAGTAAAATCCACTTTAAAATGCACTGTAATCCACTAAGAATTACAGTGTAAAATAACCTAAAAGTACACTGAAATTGAACTAAGATTTACAGTGTAAATCATATCAAAGCTGCAATATCGACAAAGAACTACACTGTAAAACCAGCCAGAATTACACTGTAAACCTAGAGAAGAATTACAGTGTAAATCCAGATAGGAATTACAGTGCAAATCCGCTTATAAAAACACTGTAAAACCACTAATAAATACACTGTAATTTTATCAGCTTTACAGTGTAAAATCCACTAAACAAAGTTAACTACACTGACAAAATGCACTGGTACAAGTACAACCACATATAGGAGGACGAACATGGTGAAGCGCCACCAGAGAGGGCGATTCCTCCAAAATCTGGGAGACAAACGTCAACAACATGGCTGGAGAAGTAGGAAAAACACAAGCAAAACATCCCTCTCCCCCCTCCTGTGCATTCATCACCTCCTATCGTCTCTCTCCTGCCTGAAGAAATCTGGAAGAAAGAACAGATGGAAAAGAGAATATAAGCACACAAAAGAAGGAACCAGCACAAATACTAGGAACAACTAGGATATGGTCACATGTACAGCTAGTCTATAATCACAAGACCACTATATACTAAAAACTAGATGCCCAGGTCATAGGTTTCTGAATTTGCAAAAAAAGAACATACTACAAGGGACAAAAACACGCTCAAGATCACTAGGCTAGGAATTCCATTTTGGCAAAAACACACTACTAGGCTAGCAATTCCATTTAGGTAAAACTAGTTGAAAATATACAAGGTTGAGGATTACTGCAGTTGAGAGAATATATGACTATTTCCACAAACTTTGGAAACTGAAAAACTAAACACTGTTAAGAAACTTTGATCTAACAGTTTGGACACTTCCTCCATGTTCATAAATAGCTGTGATTGAATGACTGGGTATAAGTAACTTTGGAAGTGTCAACTGCTATGAACCGATACTTGTTAACACTGAATATTGATTAGCATTAACATAAACACTGAAAATAGAAATTAACAGAAAAAATGAGTAACACGATCAGGCTAAAAGCACTGACACTAGAAGGCACTTACTCTAGTagaaagaaacaaaaagaatcTATAAAAGTGATAACAAATAGCAGATTCTTCAGGTCACACAAGTATATGTCAGATGAAGAAAAATGCTCAATCTAgaatgaacatggcataaaaatacgacAAATACAACAACACACTTACGTGGGACACATAGAAATCATATAAGCTTTTTCACACTCAGGGTTATCCATTTCACCATCCTGCATAAATACAAAAGAACATAAAGAGAATAAACTACTGGACCAAATAAGCTAAGCCACAAAAACAATATACAAAACGGAAAAAAGAAAACACAAGCAAAAAAGAGAAGGACCTCGGAAACTTGGAAAGAATCGTCCTCAGCAAAATCATTGGGCACAAAAGGATCACCATCTGAATCACCTTGCTCTTCGGAACAAGCAGAATGAATACCCTTACGAAAACACTTCCCGAGTCTACCCATAGATTAAACTATTCCCTAATATATATAAATCACATAGAAGAAAAACATACTGAGAAATatggcataaaggataaacattatACAAAAAATACAAAACGAAAATGCTTACTACATACCCATTACCAGATACATAAATGGGTCAGGCAAAGACAATATAACAAAAAGAACACATGAACTAAATCAAAAAATACAAATACTTCCATAAAAGTGTAATGTGCTAAAATGCTCCCTCCGTaatctaatataagagcgtttagatcactacttgagtgatctaaacgctcttatatttctttactgaGGGAGTATAAAATAGCTAATTACAAGGGTATACAATTAATCACATCAACTGAGCTAAAAGGGGGTAAAATGAACAGTACAAGAAATATTCCAATCAATACATCATCACTGGATTACACACAAATAAGATGATCTGACGAAATAAAATACACAAATAAAACTGGAAAAAAAGAACTAACCGGACATTATCATGCAACTATCCATAAAACACCCTGCAAAAATACCAAAAACTAAGATTAGCATCAAGCATGACAACAACAGAAACCTAAGAAAAGATTTAAAATGAACTAAAAGCAATCAACAGTTGCAAGAGAAGTCCTACACTTACAATGAAATCCAATATGATAACCAGTGTAAAAATCACTGATAAGATAAGTAAATACAGTACAATGCACAAAGATTTACACAGTAAAAACACTAAGAATTACAGTGTGAATCCACTAAGAATTACACTGTAAAATTCAAAATAAAGAATTACAGTGTAAATCCATTGAGAGTTACACTGTGAAATCCACAACATACATTGCAAAATGCACCAAAAATTACAGTGCAAAACCATTGAGGAATTACACTGTAAAACCAACTAAAGTATTACATTACAAGAGCACTACGAATTACAGTGAAGATTCACTAAAAAATAAAATTACAGTGAAAAAGAATGTAAATCCAATTAGAATTACAGTGTATCGACTAAGAAAATTCACTGTAATTCCACTAAGGATTACACTGTAAGAAATCAATAAAATACACTAAGAATTACATTGTAAATCCAATTAGAGTTACAGTGTAAAATCCAGTAACAAAATGTAATTCTTGAAATTTCTGAATTGGAATTCAGGAATGTACATGCACAGATTGAGTGGAATTTCCTGAAAATATATACCAAAATGACTTGGCATGAGACTAACTGAATGAAATTGAACGGAGCAGCATACACATTTACAAAACTACTTCATTGTAAACAATGAAAATGGACTGAAATTACAGTGTAATATATACTTTAGTTGTCAGGGTGGTGGTTGTGATTATTAGTAGTAGCCTGGCAGTGGCAATGGCAGTAGAGTAGTTTGGTTGGTAggtaagtgagggcgaggaaacaaATGAGGATCCCATCCATCCATCCGTACAAGCAAAAGCAAGGGTTCTGAACTAAAAGAAACATCATCACGTCCGACAGCAACATGGACATGGATGAAATTAGGATCCCCGCATGTCAAGGCGCATGACAACTAGCTGAATTCAACAAGACAATGCAGCTCACATGACAGACGAGATTCAACACACCAGCGGGAAATTACCACACACTACGGACGAAAGGGGAATAGATCTGACCGTGAAATCCTACACACAACTAACAACAACCCCTAGCGAATGGGGGATAGATCAGGTCATAATCGACGAACATACCAAATCACAGGACCATAAATGCCGGCGGGGGAAATGGAGGCCGGGGTTGGGTATGGCGGCCGAGATATGATGCCCCTCTGGCACGGACATCGGAGAAGCAGGAGGGGGTTGGGCGGCCGGAGGGAGAGCGCTGGACGCCGGGGCACCCTAGCGAATCGAGGGACAGGGGAGCTCCAAATCTccatggatctctctctctctctctctctctctctcctctattctGGTTGCGAGGAGAAGGGAACAGGTGTTTCTGCGGGAAGGACACACCGGCACGGGTCAAAGTGGACGGAAAAAAGTACGAATCTCGTGACAGAGATCGGACGCTCGGAAAAACGGATGAAGTCCAATTAATTTCATCCGGATGATAAATAGCAATTCCGTTCTTCAAAGTTACACACATCTGCCTTTGCCGCTCCCGTTTAAAAGCcacgagcaccaccaccaccaccaccaccaccacaccaccaGTCCACCACCCACGCAAACGCCAAAGCCGCACGCACACTCACACGCACGTCCAGACTCCAGAGCGAGGCACGGGAGCGCGCTCATGCACATCCTCCGCCTGCTCGCGGCGCGGCGTTTCCGCCGCCGCGCCGTGTCCACGATCAGAGCGAGCGCGACGGCGCCGGCCACCCCGTGCCCGTGCGGCTACGGCGAGGACGAGGGCCCGTTCTTCGACCTCGACCTGTCGTGCTGCTCCGCCTCCGCGCCAGCGTCCAGCGCCGAGTCCAGCTCCGAGTccgaggactcctcctgcgccggcGAGGTCGATTTCGTCATCCTGCTGCAGCGGAGCTGCTCCGCGTCGCCGTCCTACGACGAGCGCCTCTCCTTCAGCCGTTGCGGGTGGGGGGGAGCGCCCCCGCCGGCCAAGTTCTGCGCGTCTGAGCCCAGCGGCGACGCCGCGCGGTTCAGCACCAGCGGGCGCGGGAAGCTGCGCACGCTGAGCTTCGGATCCGCCAAGGCCGCCTTCTACGGCGGCCGCGCCAGCTTCTCCCGGAGCTCCAACAGCACGCGCTCGGCGAGGCTCTTCCCCGCGTATGCGCACGGCTCGccggaccaagaccaggaggaagccaggagggcgccctcggccgacgCGATCAGGCGGTGCCTGAGCAAGATCTCGAGGCGGTTGAGGAGGGTGGCGCCTGGCGCTGCTGCTGCCGTGGACGTCCGGCTGCGGAAGAGCCGCTCGGTGTCCGCGGCGCAGTCGTCGTCGCCAGCTCGCCGGGACGACTCGCTCCTGGAGCAGCAGGACGGCATCGCGGGCGCCATCGCGCACTGCAAGGAGTCGATCCACCGTGGTGCGTGACCGCTGGCTTCGTTCCTTGCCTCCGTGAACTCGTTGGTTGATGAAGCGGTTGTCCTGACGTGCGTTTCACTTTGCTATGTGCAGCGTCCATGTCGGAGCGCGATTCGTCGCTGCTGCGGTCCCGGAGTGACCCAGGAACATAACTTGCACTCTCAAAGCTATTTTTCCCAGTGGGTTCGCATGCTTTCCCACCCACCATTTCGCTTCGGAATCGTGGAGGAAGTTTCGCGCTGAATT
The Triticum dicoccoides isolate Atlit2015 ecotype Zavitan chromosome 3A, WEW_v2.0, whole genome shotgun sequence genome window above contains:
- the LOC119268427 gene encoding uncharacterized protein LOC119268427, with the translated sequence MINSNSVLQSYTHLPLPLPFKSHEHHHHHHHHHTTSPPPTQTPKPHAHSHARPDSRARHGSALMHILRLLAARRFRRRAVSTIRASATAPATPCPCGYGEDEGPFFDLDLSCCSASAPASSAESSSESEDSSCAGEVDFVILLQRSCSASPSYDERLSFSRCGWGGAPPPAKFCASEPSGDAARFSTSGRGKLRTLSFGSAKAAFYGGRASFSRSSNSTRSARLFPAYAHGSPDQDQEEARRAPSADAIRRCLSKISRRLRRVAPGAAAAVDVRLRKSRSVSAAQSSSPARRDDSLLEQQDGIAGAIAHCKESIHRASMSERDSSLLRSRSDPGT